The Haliotis asinina isolate JCU_RB_2024 chromosome 2, JCU_Hal_asi_v2, whole genome shotgun sequence genomic interval GTTACATGACAACGTTGTTTATCTGcttttcatataaaacataaacattacaAAACACCCCAAAcaatttatacatttaaatacaggTAGCAATTTAACGCTGAGTTGATGTCTGTGTCATGATGATTGTGCAGCCGGCTTGAGAAGCAGCAGAAACTCTTCATAGTTAAGTTTACCGTCGCCGTTGATGTCGATGGTGCTGATGAGGTGTTCCACTTCGCTCATGGGAAGTGGCTCCACACCCTCATCCGCAGCGGATGACAAAGCAGCCTGAAGTTCGTCTGCTGTAAGGAAGCCATCTTTGTTGACATCTGCCTTTTTGAACATTCTCCTGATTGTTGCACATCTGGAAAGAGAGTTTccaagtaagtgagtatggttttaccccgcctttagcaatgttccagcaatatcacggtggaggaTATCTGAACCTGGCACCACATAATGTACAATGTGGGGGATCGAActcgggccttcggcgtgatgagctcACGCGtaaaccactgggctacacaACCGACCCAGAGGATGATAGGACGTGTAATTGTATGTGTCCGTACCTTTTTCTCTCCTTCTTTATTGGCTGCATGACAGACAGGAACTCGTCCAAAGTCACTGTACCACTGTTGTCCTTGTCTAGCTCGGTAAATAGTTGCTGGTAACATAGCAAAATATTAGATCATTGTTCAACGTGGGTGTCTCAGCTGTAGACTTCATCACACAATGCTACTTGTATAACTTCAATTTATTGttagtgggtatggttttacaccgcttttggcaatatcacGTGACACCAGGAACGGGCTTCACGTATTGTACCCATGGGATGGGGGTGCGAAGCGAACATGGCTCGTCAGCGTGACGAGCTGAAGATCTGTAGATTTAGAATTTATATCCACCAAGCGATACTTGTTTAACTGAAGTGGGTCATTAGGATCGTTCACATTCGTCGAAATtctgtacatatgtatattcTGTGAATATTTAGattctgtatataatcaagtctggaataCCTAGTGGTGGTTGTCATGACCACCAATAAACAATGACTATATATATGAAGGCTGGTCATTATCTGATACAGGTCTAGCTGGGCTTAAGAtcatgattgagtgagtgtagttttacgcggctttatgcaatattccagcattctgggacatcagaaatatgtttaacacattgtacccatttcaGGAGTATAACCCAGCGCTTCAGCGTAACGATCGAAAGCTTTATCCACTATTAAGGtacccccaccgccccattaagtgagtgagtgagtgagtttagttttacgcagctttcggcaatattccagcaacatcacggcgggggacatcggaaatgggcttcacacacagtacccaagaggggagtcgaacccgggtcttcggcgtgacgagagaacgctttaaccactaggctatccccaCTGCCGCCTCCCCATTAAGCCCAAGACAGTGGGTATGGTGCCGATAAACTATGCAAAGTAATGGAATAATGTGGCGAACATTTTCCGTACTTGTGTTTAGAAATTAATTCTTTGTTCTCTACTGAAACTGCAACAGCATGATCCTCCGATTTCATGAAAGTAAACAGACAAGACTTACCTCGATCTGCGAATCGTCGAAAACAAACCCCAACTTCACACACAAATCCCCGATCTCTGATTTGCATATGCAACCATCGCCGTtaacatcaacatcattaaAAACATCCGTGTACACCTTCTTCTCTTTCGCAGTAAGATGTTTCATGGTTGAGAGAAGACTGATACGTATCACACAGTCCGTGACTCCCAGCGTGTAAATATACTGCCTATATACTGTACCAGTCACCATTGACGTAAGCCGGTCTACTGTGTATATAGGGGTGTTTGCGTTGGATTCGGTACACAATTCAATTCATTCAGTTCGTTTTTGTTCTGTTCTGGTTCAATAAGGAGTGTTCAGTTTCCTTATTTTATTTGGGTCAAATTGACTCAGAGAACACGGGCTGTTTTGCGTCACTGGGTGATGGAATTTACAGAAACAATTAAGCTAAACTATCTGAGAGTTGTAAAGGACTCTTCCAAGTCTGAATGTATCGCTCAGCACATTTTTCACGGTTTCTCTTGACAAGTCATCATGACACATGACCCCTGGACGACAGAGAGTAATCACGGAGCAAGGCTTGTCGAAGCGGGGAAATATTTCGTTTGGTGATATCACTTCCGTGTGTCATGAGTGTGTGATGATATAGTCATGTTGTCCATGAGTGTCAGCCTCTAATTCATGAATAATAAAGTGCTCATCCGTGAGTAACATGTTTCAAATGACAGATAGACATTCATTCGCTATTAGCGAGTTACGTATTTGCTGAATCGCTGAACCATTGTTGCGAAACGCGATAATTTTGGATACGCCTGGGGCAGAAGTTTGAAGACTGACGCACATCTTTGAGCTTCAGCGGTGTGCTGTTGTACACATAGAGAAACACCCACAAACTATTGAGGAACCCCGGTTCTATGAATTGCACTCACAGATGCaagcgcgcacacacacacacacacacatatactgaaATTGTGACGCATCCTTTTTTGCCCACCTTCGTCATCTCCTTATTTACCTGTGTCATCTCCTTATTCGCCAGTGTCATCTCTTCATTCATATCTGTCATCTTATTCACACCCAGCTGTGCACTAACTGACCATCCGGTCCTAAACTTCCTCGCATTCTTTCTCAGGGGAATTTAACCCATGGAACAGTTAATAAGATATGCATACACAAAGAAAAGCATATCACCAAACCAATGATTTTTATCCCCCACGAAGCCATTTATATTCCTATTATAATCATATTATTAGTTACACGGTGTTTTGAAAGACggactgtaagacccttgtaGATTCAGTATTTCCTTCGGGTGCGCATCAGGAAATACggaatttacaagggtcttacaATTCCCTAGACACTCAAAAAACACAGTGTAGCGAATTATAAccctttaaacaacaacaacaatcaacATTTGGCAGAATGAGACGCAAGATGTTTCGCCATGACATTTCGTGAACGGTCATAAAGGGAGATGATCCGGGATGACTTGAGTGATAAATTTGTGGTTTTGATAAACGACAAgtgaaatacaaaaatatttttcacacatttgttgACACAAGTACGAAATTACGGCAACAATTTTATTACTCTCTTTATACTGGTAATTGTATTCATCAACTCTAAATTTTCTAATCGATCAGCCGTTTGACAGCCACATCCCATCTAAGTTCAAGTTCATTCGTTCAACCCTTTAGTGTGTTACATGCCAGATTTGACGGGATGTGCGGTTCGTACACCCTGGCAATTCAGCCTACATGGTTTCGTATGCTTTTGCTATTAACCAATCTGTATTCGACAAATttatcttaagggtaataattGTCTGTATGTTATTGCAGCTGACGGACGTTATACACATACTGACATGGCGCTTGGTTAATAATATTCATTTAAGCATTCCTCGAGGGCCTGTTTATCGAGATAGTAGGCTAAATTGAGGTCTGGGTAAGTTCGTTTGCTGTGGCTAATGGTAAACAATTGATAGTGTAAACATGGGTGGTTGCGATACTTTTTTTTATGTGCATATTTCCGATTGTGGTTTTCGTGCTGTTAATGCCTCCTCACTAAATCAATGCATTGTCAGCGACTTTTAGGTGTATATACGCTTAACCTTGGGCGTTCACACTGCTATTTGGACTGGAGGCCAGTCGACAAGAACATACCACAGTGGTTCCTCTGTGCTTGTACTCTGTCATGTTCGTACAGTTGTTCCGGTCTTTCCGTTTCCCACTTGATTCATATATAGCCAGAGAAGCCCCAATATTGTTAATCTTGTTAATGGTGACATGAGTGCGGGTGGAATATTCCTGTCTACCATTGTATATAGGACATActaataaatgaaacatattttaagagCGCTTCCGTTGTCCAAATATTTCCGAAAAGAAATGGTCGAAATGTGCATGAATCCACTTTGGTGTGAGTTTGACAGTTTTGTTGTGAGTGGACATGAGTAATGAAAGAGTGAGTCTCAAGCCAGAGGCGTGATCTGACTGATATGCTGAGTTTCACCTAAAACCGAAATCAAATCTTACGTTTAGAGTAGTTTCCCTTTGTTCCCCATCTGCAAAAGAAGTGCCGTCCCGTTTGATAAACTAGTTTCTATAATTGTTTTCTCAAACATTTACTTTTGCCATTTTCCAGAAAGACAATTGTCTTTTTGAATACATAGCAGATGCGGAAAACGTCTAGTACAGCACGATTGTTAACTGTTTTCATATCTGAATGGTAATACCGTGAACTCCCTTGTCGGTTAGAACTGACCTCCAGAAGGTCATACCAGGCAGCTCTTAACAGGCTACAAACACATTCGGGTGGTCAGTTTATGCATGTTCTTACAGTATAGAAATTACTGACATAAAATGCTTGTGAGTCCCTTTCAAACccgcaaaatataacacagacgaGTCTATAACAATCatcattcaaatatatattgaaaaaaCAAAGTTACAATGAGTGACAGTATACATGTCTAATACAATACTTTGGATCACAAAtctacaaaatataacacagacgaATCTATaacaattatcatttaattatataTTGAATTAACAAAGTTACAATGAGTGACAGTATACATGTCTAATACAATACTTTGGATCACAAAtctacaaaatataacacagacgaATCTATaacaattatcatttaattatataTTGAATTAACAAAGTTACAATGAGTGACAGTATACATGTCTAATGCAATACTTTGGATCACAAAtctacaaaatataacacagacgaATCTATaacaattatcatttaattatataTTGAAATAACAAAGTTACAATGAGTGACAGTATACATGTCTAATGCAATACTTTGGATCACAAATCTGcaatattaactcaccaaaGTTTTTCCAGTTAAAACAGATACATCTGATTGAAGATTGTTGAGACACAAGTGAGTAGTATACCTTGTATAGTATATCGTGTCTGGAATACACACTCTTCGAATATGGATTAGTAAGGGGCAagtaacaacaagcaaacagagGAAACAGAAAACGGAAAggcactgaaatattgccatcgGGACATGGGTATTTATGACGCACTGATAGTTTTATCAACATCCAGGGATTACCGAGCATTGATCGTTCAACAAAATGAACCATTTGTAAGAAAGAGCATATGGGTTTCTAGGAAGCAGCAATTGAAGCAAGCCTCATCAACATGTAAGCTACGTTTACGAACGCAAAGAGTAaacagcttttgttttcttgaTAGTAAGAGATATACGAACATTGATCGTTCAATTAACGcaacaaaataaattaatggTAAAACCAAGCATTTGGACTTCCTGGAGGACCCCATGAACATGTAACTTGAGTTTACGAACAAAATGTGTAAACTGCCATTGTTTACATGATATTTAAGTGTTTGGAAATGAGCCGcatccccaccccacccaacaGCAAGCACAAGCAGTGGATTGTGCAAGTTGTCGTCAATACCTCCCAGATGCAAGCACAAGCAGTGGAATGTGCAAGTTGTCGTCAATGCCCCTTCAAAAGCAAGCACAAGCAGTGGATTGTGCAAGTTGTCGTCAATACCCCCAAAAGCAAGCACAACCAGTTTATTGTACAAGTTGTCGTCAATACCTCCCAAAAGCAAGCACAAGCAGTGGATTGTACAAGCTGTCGTCAATACCTCCAAAAGCAAGCACAACCAGTGGATTGTGCAAGTTGTCGTCAATACCTCCCAAAAGCAAGCACAAGCAGTGGATTGTGCAAGTTGTCGTCAGTGTCGAGTACCGGTGGTACAGCAGTATAACAGAGCTACTAGTATACATGCAACTGCGGTAGGTACAGCGGAAGACAACAGTGCACAACCGGAAACGTTCTTCAGCATGTGACGAACACGTGACCACGTGCCGTTGTGAGAACGAGGCTCAATATCCAGAATGTGACACATGATCTGATACAAATCGACGTTGTGAAGCTTGTCTGCAGTAACACCAGGAACAAAGCCTACAATGATTCAAAACAGAGTATAGATAGTGAACGTATCCGTGACTTTGTATATctttgtatattatatgtttccacttgaaaactgaaatctgTTAAAGAGATGTAACATGTGAATATAAACCAAAACTTACTTGGTCCAAAAGCTATGAAGATACCACTCATATCAGAATGTACAGGGTCGTATCCATGTTCTGCCTTTATAGGTCCGGTATCATATTCGAAGAGGCCAAAGTTCGGCTGAAATTTTGTCAGGTGTTATTAGATCAAGGGTTTCCCGTATTTGCACAATCATATTAGGTATTCTAATTGCTGAGTGGTCAGGGGAGGTATGGCGACAACCTGTCCCATTGAGGAGCACAATACGATATTACAGTGAGTTCGAACCACACCTCTATGATGCATGACTTTCCTTTAGCTGCTTTTAATCACTGCATGCATGGTTTAACTATATCATTCAGTCATCACAACTGTGCCATGGAACCTCCCATAGTCCTTAGCAAATATTGGAAATTACTCTAATTTACATGATATAATTGACAATTAACCTCTAGGAGTGTCTTACCGTTTCAAGGTACCATCCTATATCAGGAACTAGTATTAATGGTGGGATACGTTTGTGATGTTTGAAGTGCCATCTGTCGGGGATGTCTTCCTTTAGGTACGCTTTGAAGTGAGGACTGTAGTCTTTCAAGGCGTCGTATATCTATGTAGTGTTCAGTAGATATTAAACAGCATTCCCAAAGCCGAGGCCATTAGTATCATCTTCGCTTGAAAACTTTGGAaccattttgttaaaaaatactTGGATTCCTGTCATTACATCTGAGCACGAAGTCAAGACGAGAGCAGAGCAGTACAACTTAAAACAACCGAAAAAccaaattatgtatttttacGATGAAAAATTAATTGTTATTACTGTTATTACTAGTATAATTATTATAATTACGTAATAATTACGTGTTgtttaaatgaacatttttattacTTTTAGAATCCTGtcactaataaatatacttgACAAAAATAGTTATAGGTGTGAATTTTgcaattatgaataatgatgtatctATTCATTGatatactgacaaaatatcagtcataagaATACCTACATCCATAACCTATTTTGTGAAGTATATATAATATGGAGAAGCTGGGGCTTTGAACGCGATATTATAGAGTGAGAACTAAGTTTGCGGGAATGCTACACTTTAACGAGGAAACAGGACCAACAGTAATATTACCACATTTAACTTTACGCAAACAATGGATCAGAATGGCCGATTGAAATATTTGAGTATCGGCCCCTAACGAGATTTTCTGAATGTTCTGAGGTTCTTGTGCAGAAGATTTCTCAGTCCAGTCAACATCGATTATTACTTGGGTGCACTCACCTTTCGTAAACAATCACCTTTTGACCAAATGTACACATGACTACCATATCCATTGACAATGGCGTCGACACATGACGTCGGCATGGCGTCACTCACGTTGAcgacatgtgacgggggtaagcTAGCCATTCCATGGTCAGAGAATACCATTACATCAACATGGTCTTCCAATCCAGTTTCAGCGAATTTTGTAAGCAGTCGGGTAAATTCTTCGTCTACTTCCAGAATAGCTGAGTTCAAATTGCTTGAATTGAGCCCATGTCGGTGTGCGTGGTCGTCAATCTTCTCGTGATAGACCGCTATGCACAAACACTACATATGAGGGGCGGAGGAAGATTGTTGTAGAAATGAGCTAGTACTGAGAGAATGCTACTAAATGCAATCTCACCGCATAGTCAGTTCGGGTAAAAATACCCTAGTAAAACTTCAAACGGAaaatcaaaagaaaatgatgataGGTTTATTTTGGCGACCAACGTTATGACATTTTTTCCAGAACTAGTCTGACATTTTCATTAGTTTTACGTTGACATGACTGTTTGATCACGAACCAATTTGGAGTTTGTGATTCATTGGTATCGTTTTGACCCAGATCAATTCTCATAACGTCCGTCAGTGGATTGTTTCGTGCATACTCGACTGAATACAGTGGTGGTACGCTGCGTTCTATAAAATTCACTGTAAACACTGACTAATCTATATCCACCTTTAATTCAGTATGTGGAAATTCAGTTATACCTCTTTTCAGACGAAAACGTGTCAGTGAAGGTTCAACATATGACAACTTTCTCGTGCTTAAAGATGTCATGTTAAAACTTAATGGGTGTACTAACATAGTCAAAATGGAAATTATGTTAGTGCCATGGGCGATAGAATAAGTTCGGACCAAGAATTAAACAATGAACTCGGTTGTAACTTCACTGGTTCGTTGATTCACACTGTCCTTTGAATAGGGGCTGATAATATTGATTAAGAGCTGATAGTATTGAATAAGGGCTGATAGTATTGATTAAGAGCTGCTAGTATTGATTAAGAGCTGATAGTATTGAGAGCTGATTGTATTGATTAAGAGCTGACAGTATCCTTGCAGGTCATAACAGACCCAGAACCTGAGCTTGTATtctttaaggctttagcactgtaGTTTTGGCTGGACGGAAAGGAAGATAATAcggttcatggactgtgagactaGGTTGGGGGTTACCTGCCAGGTCTGTACTGTCGTTTAGAAACAGCTGAAGGCTCTCCTCCAGGTCGTGGTGAAAGTCAGAGATGGACGGGAGACCGTCATGCTTAACGCAGAAAGTAGGCCTTATCCCTCTGATCTGCACCTCGCATCCAAACCAGCGGAACATGTGCACCCTCTTGTTCTTGTAAACGTAAAACCATATCAACATAAGTTATGTTACCTTGATCAGAATAACTTGAGCTCATTAAGGTAAGTTTATGTGTAGAAATTGCAAAGCAAATGGTGAATGTCTATCCGGTAACTTGTTTAAACCACTCTGTATTTCATATTTAACACTTGACACTTGAGAACCAATCTGGTGTGTCGTGAACAGATAAATGTGTCCCTGTCCATGAAGGACTGGTATATATTCCTTcgttatgtttgttttaaaggtcacatgcaaccaaaacatcaaacataattaaaacacatttatcacttattcagggtatataatatacattgctgctttaaaaaacaacaaatatacaaaattataagcgtacaatcgcgattcaaaagagcaatattttgtacttgggcttacttcccccgaaacgaaggcctcgggagaccgaacccagtcatagcgggtggatgtgcactcaagtgtaacgaaggcttccgattggctgtttcatttgctgatatgctgagggttcattgtgtgtacagaaagatgatctgtttgatgggcattttagaagtatagcctgtcacaagaaagtaagattctttatggataacaacttctttttgtatacttgatgcgtcgtttcagtatggattcatatactgttgtcaaacaaaatcatatacactaaaagaagtcgttatccatgaagaatgtataaattatagagatgttggtttggaaaatacatgttctttgAATTTGCGGTCGATCcgatcaaaaatcatgtcagtagagatggtaaactactgcgtggctggaatctgtcattcgtccaagtacaaagcaggacttgaaactgacaagagtttacaccagtttccgtcaaatccagtgatccgaaaaaatgaatgtagtttgtttgcaacccacagacataaaaacatgttatgtgtatcacacgtacctaattacataatgtggcagacacgggactcgggtgcacgagtcataaatcaacttattttctttatgtcgtatggTCTGATAggcgttaagttcaaattgcatgtggtcaatgattgaagctgtgtattgcatgttttcagcagacaggcagacaggcagacagacatataggtgtgaataaaccagacactgagctttctctgtgacacagactgcttgccacaatcaacaagtttttttacgtaacgagtagattatttacttgtttgtgtacacaaccaaaattaggctactgctcacgacctcagacgctgggcatgcatactgtttcaagctctgcgaacctactcactgcgcatgcgttatggacgcaacgcagcacagctgttgaaaccagttttccccccagcactggggggaatttagtgaaacgtttgaactacgatttcgcgggcttttttttcatcgcgtttttttcaactttatcgGTTGAATcggtttttttatgatttgtttcggtaagtgcataccgaaaggaaccagaatctgcaaagttgtgttttacgttgcgtGTGCCCTTTAAGAATCAAATGCGCCTTGTATGATCTATGATGACTGCCAGCGGTAGGGTAGAAAACGTTTACTTCTACACTTAAAAGCATCACTATTTGTAAGTAATTCGTGAAATGAAGAGTGAATCAGTATAGTTATacactgcttttggcaatactCCAACCAGGTCagggcggggaacaccagaaaaggacttcgcatattgtgctcatgtggagaatcgaaccaggatcttcggcgtgaggagcgaacgatttaaccactaggctgccccaacGATCCCCATGGAATGATGAAAGGTTCATGTTACAGTCGAAAAGCACAAGTTCACTTTTTCGAATACCACGAGATTTTCTGTGCGTCATGGTATTCGAAACACTCTTAAAAAGTAGCTGTGACAAAGATTTGGTCCAGGGTATTGATCACACGTTTTGTGCGTATACTACCCTGGTTAACCGAAGATGAATGCTGACCTGTCTGACGGCGCTGACCCACAATGGCTCTGCTTCAGCATACATGAAGGATCTGTCTTCAGATGTAAGCCCTTCGTACCAAGGCGAATAGTATTTCCCCGTGGTGACGTCATACCATTCGTTCCCCACGAAACCGTGAGACTCAACGTGCAGGCCTGAAAACGTTTCCCATAACACGACTTTGAAACTTTACTTTGGTATCCCGTAGTGTTATGATATCAGTTATTCAGACCTAATAGGgtttgttttaaaacatatctttCAGGATACACTTATTCGGTATTGTGGATGTAATTCggaaattcatattttatataaataCATTCCTGGATACAACAATCTGTATCGACTCGTCGCATCACCCGAATAACAAAGCTGTTCATTCGTAAAGGTTGTCCTTAATTGATTCACCAACTTGTAAACATGCCACTCCAAGAAGTTACATTCCTGGACTTgcaaaatatatgtcaaaaacaTCACAGTTCATTCTTTAAATAGACAGTCTTACGAGAAATGAAATTCAATACACCTTAAAACGTCTTATAATGGTAGGTTTCTACTCatctgtacattttgtataatGGTAAGTTTCAACTCAGTGTAAACTAGTACAATAGTAGGTTTCTAGCACTTCAACTCACCTGTTTAGTACGTACATTGGTATGTATCTACTCACCTGTTAACAGCGTGTAGTGATTGGGATAAGACACGGAGGGGTAGGCAGGTATAAGCCGCCTCGCTTTAACACCCCGATGAAGTATCTTGTCAAAAGCTGGAAGCTGCAAACCCTGATCAATGTAGTCCCAGCGGAACCCGTCTAGCATGATCAGCAGTAATTTGACGGAAGTCGTCCTCTCCACGACGGCAGTCAAGAGTAACAACGCGAAAACAGTCTTCATGTTCTAATCTGAAGTAGGCAGTAGGGACAGTTTAGTGTAGGATTCTAAT includes:
- the LOC137272958 gene encoding calmodulin-4-like; amino-acid sequence: MKHLTAKEKKVYTDVFNDVDVNGDGCICKSEIGDLCVKLGFVFDDSQIEQLFTELDKDNSGTVTLDEFLSVMQPIKKERKRCATIRRMFKKADVNKDGFLTADELQAALSSAADEGVEPLPMSEVEHLISTIDINGDGKLNYEEFLLLLKPAAQSS
- the LOC137272959 gene encoding glycerophosphocholine cholinephosphodiesterase ENPP6-like; the protein is MKTVFALLLLTAVVERTTSVKLLLIMLDGFRWDYIDQGLQLPAFDKILHRGVKARRLIPAYPSVSYPNHYTLLTGLHVESHGFVGNEWYDVTTGKYYSPWYEGLTSEDRSFMYAEAEPLWVSAVRQNKRVHMFRWFGCEVQIRGIRPTFCVKHDGLPSISDFHHDLEESLQLFLNDSTDLAAVYHEKIDDHAHRHGLNSSNLNSAILEVDEEFTRLLTKFAETGLEDHVDVMVFSDHGMASLPPSHVVNVSDAMPTSCVDAIVNGYGSHVYIWSKGDCLRKIYDALKDYSPHFKAYLKEDIPDRWHFKHHKRIPPLILVPDIGWYLETPNFGLFEYDTGPIKAEHGYDPVHSDMSGIFIAFGPSFVPGVTADKLHNVDLYQIMCHILDIEPRSHNGTWSRVRHMLKNVSGCALLSSAVPTAVACILVALLYCCTTGTRH